From the genome of Parazoarcus communis, one region includes:
- a CDS encoding hydantoinase B/oxoprolinase family protein: protein MNMMSHKEIGVGNLLKSGLTLKQNRDAIIARTKETGYYDGLEKLELRDSDPIGYEKLFSKLRGGLVHARETAKKIAASPIVEQEGELCFTLYNAAGDCILTSTGIIIHVGTMGAAIKYMIENNWEANPTINPGDMFTTNDCAIGNVHPCDIATIVPIFWEGKLIGWVGGVTHVIDTGAVTPGSMSTGQTQRFGDGYMITCRKTGVNDEPLRDWLHESQRSVRTPKYWILDEKTRIAGCHMIRELVEDVIRADGLDAYEKFSQEVIEEGRRGLMSRVKAMTLPGKYRKVSFVDVPFNHDDVQVSNAFAKLDSIMHSPCEMTIKPDGKWRLDFEGASRWGWHTFNAHQVAFTSGIWVMMCQTLVPTQRINDGAYYATEFHLPKGTWCNPDDRRTGHAYAWHFLVSGWAALWRGLGQSYFSRGYLEEVNAGNANTSNWLQGGGINQDGEIHAVNSFEASSCGTGACAIKDGLNHAAAIWNPEGDMGDIEIWEMAEPLLYLGRNVKANSGGYGKYRGGCGFETLRMVWNAQDWTMFFMGNGYMNSDWGMMGGYPSATGYRFEAHKTGLEQRITVGDSLPLGGDIDPSNPDYERHIDATAVVKRDKQCVTTEDCYDNHDLYLNYLRGGPGFGDPIDREPKAIESDLNQKFLLPEYARKVYGAVFSQDAKGVFTVDAAATQARRAEMRKERLARALPTREWMKEERERILNKHASVQVQHMFATSFALSEKFTRQFKDFWTLPADWQLLEDELDVPTYGSKHRMDLSLMPDVTTVVQVEE from the coding sequence AGCTGTTCTCCAAGCTGCGCGGAGGCCTGGTCCACGCCCGTGAAACCGCCAAGAAGATCGCTGCCAGCCCGATCGTCGAGCAGGAAGGCGAGCTCTGCTTCACGCTGTACAACGCCGCCGGCGACTGCATCCTGACCTCGACCGGCATCATCATCCACGTCGGGACGATGGGCGCCGCGATCAAGTACATGATCGAGAACAACTGGGAAGCCAACCCGACGATCAACCCCGGCGACATGTTCACCACCAACGACTGCGCCATCGGCAACGTGCACCCCTGCGACATCGCCACCATCGTGCCGATCTTCTGGGAAGGCAAGCTGATCGGCTGGGTGGGCGGCGTCACCCACGTCATCGACACCGGCGCGGTCACACCGGGCTCGATGTCCACCGGCCAGACCCAGCGCTTCGGTGACGGCTACATGATCACCTGCCGCAAGACCGGCGTGAATGACGAGCCGCTGCGCGACTGGCTGCATGAATCGCAGCGTTCGGTGCGCACGCCCAAGTACTGGATCCTCGACGAAAAGACCCGAATCGCCGGTTGCCACATGATCCGCGAACTGGTCGAGGACGTGATCCGTGCTGACGGGCTCGACGCCTACGAGAAGTTCTCGCAGGAGGTCATCGAGGAGGGACGCCGCGGGCTGATGAGCCGCGTCAAGGCGATGACGCTGCCGGGCAAGTATCGCAAGGTGTCCTTTGTCGATGTGCCTTTCAACCACGACGACGTTCAGGTCTCCAACGCCTTCGCCAAGCTCGACTCGATCATGCACTCGCCCTGCGAGATGACGATCAAGCCGGACGGCAAGTGGCGCCTCGACTTCGAGGGTGCGAGCCGCTGGGGCTGGCACACCTTCAATGCCCATCAGGTGGCCTTCACCTCGGGCATCTGGGTGATGATGTGTCAGACCCTGGTACCGACCCAGCGCATCAATGACGGCGCCTACTACGCCACCGAGTTCCACCTGCCCAAGGGCACCTGGTGCAACCCGGACGACCGCCGCACCGGGCACGCCTACGCCTGGCACTTCCTGGTCTCGGGCTGGGCGGCACTGTGGCGCGGCCTCGGCCAGTCCTACTTCAGCCGCGGCTATCTGGAAGAGGTCAATGCCGGCAACGCCAACACCTCCAACTGGCTGCAGGGTGGTGGCATCAACCAGGACGGCGAGATCCACGCGGTCAACAGCTTCGAAGCCTCGTCCTGCGGCACCGGTGCCTGCGCGATCAAGGACGGCCTGAACCACGCCGCCGCCATCTGGAACCCCGAAGGCGACATGGGGGACATCGAGATCTGGGAAATGGCCGAGCCATTGCTCTATCTCGGACGCAACGTCAAGGCCAACTCCGGTGGCTATGGCAAGTACCGCGGCGGTTGCGGCTTCGAGACCTTGCGCATGGTGTGGAACGCCCAGGACTGGACGATGTTCTTCATGGGCAACGGCTACATGAACAGTGACTGGGGCATGATGGGCGGCTACCCCTCGGCCACCGGCTACCGTTTCGAAGCGCACAAGACCGGGCTCGAGCAGCGCATCACCGTCGGCGACTCCCTGCCGCTGGGTGGCGATATCGATCCGAGCAATCCGGACTACGAGCGTCACATTGATGCCACCGCGGTGGTCAAGCGCGACAAGCAGTGCGTCACCACCGAGGACTGCTACGACAACCACGACCTTTACCTCAACTACCTGCGCGGCGGCCCTGGCTTTGGCGATCCGATCGATCGCGAACCCAAGGCCATCGAGAGCGACCTCAACCAGAAGTTCCTGCTCCCCGAGTACGCACGGAAGGTGTATGGCGCGGTGTTCTCGCAGGATGCCAAGGGCGTGTTCACGGTCGATGCCGCCGCGACCCAGGCGCGCCGTGCCGAGATGCGCAAGGAACGCCTTGCACGTGCCTTGCCGACCCGCGAGTGGATGAAGGAAGAGCGCGAACGCATCCTCAACAAGCATGCGTCGGTGCAGGTGCAGCACATGTTCGCCACCAGCTTTGCACTGTCGGAGAAGTTCACCCGCCAGTTCAAGGACTTCTGGACCCTTCCGGCCGACTGGCAGTTGCTGGAAGACGAACTCGATGTGCCGACCTACGGCTCCAAGCATCGCATGGACCTCTCACTGATGCCGGACGTCACGACCGTTGTCCAGGTCGAAGAGTGA